A stretch of Rhizobium sp. TH2 DNA encodes these proteins:
- a CDS encoding ABC transporter permease, producing the protein MSSPAKARDKIVPVLTITAIIIVAWYVAAILMNAPFQRDQDKRDGVTSTMSELVGKTLSQPKPTMPAPHQVVENLYKNIFTVKPWSARSLVYHAWVTLSSTLLGFAMGTILGVVIAVGIVHVPALDKSFLPWIIASQTIPILAVAPMIVVVLSAVNITGILPKALISTYLSFFPVAVGMVKGLRSPEVMHLDLVHTYNATKWQTFWKLRVPASIPFFFTSIKVAVAASLVGAIVGELPTGAVAGIGSKLLAGSYYSQTIDVWAALIAGSIVAVLLVTIVDIAAKLVGMSMGARPE; encoded by the coding sequence GCCGCGATCCTCATGAACGCGCCGTTCCAGCGCGACCAGGACAAGCGCGATGGCGTGACCTCCACCATGTCGGAACTCGTTGGCAAGACGCTCTCGCAGCCCAAGCCCACCATGCCGGCGCCGCACCAAGTGGTCGAGAATCTCTACAAAAACATCTTCACGGTAAAGCCGTGGTCGGCGCGCAGCCTCGTCTACCACGCATGGGTGACGCTCTCATCGACCTTGCTCGGCTTTGCCATGGGCACGATCCTCGGCGTGGTGATCGCGGTCGGCATCGTGCATGTGCCGGCGCTCGACAAGTCCTTCCTGCCGTGGATCATCGCGTCGCAGACCATCCCCATCCTTGCGGTCGCTCCGATGATCGTCGTCGTGCTGTCGGCGGTCAATATAACAGGGATCCTGCCCAAGGCGCTGATCTCGACCTACCTCTCCTTCTTCCCCGTCGCGGTCGGCATGGTGAAGGGATTGAGATCGCCGGAGGTCATGCATCTCGACCTCGTGCATACCTATAATGCCACGAAATGGCAGACCTTCTGGAAGCTGCGCGTGCCGGCTTCGATCCCCTTCTTCTTCACCTCGATAAAGGTCGCCGTGGCAGCGAGCCTTGTGGGCGCGATCGTCGGCGAGCTGCCGACCGGCGCGGTCGCCGGCATCGGCTCCAAGCTGCTCGCGGGTTCCTATTACAGCCAGACCATCGACGTCTGGGCGGCGCTGATCGCCGGCTCCATCGTCGCCGTGCTGCTGGTCACGATCGTCGATATCGCCGCCAAGCTGGTTGGCATGAGCATGGGGGCGCGGCCGGAATGA
- a CDS encoding ABC transporter permease encodes MTRFKLNWQSTLAAIAVIVSLVFLPLTTMASTLVTVLVLLLIAASVALASSDANRNTTAIGLGVMVHLAVLLLIGTVAGAEGTAGWSFFAALAACWLLAWRLITILSGDGRRNAGGAIVGRVIVPAIFGVWILILWEAITRGAGVPFVLLPPPSSIGVRIVSSIPILAADFRQTVLKAVLFGFFVGSGAGFLVAVLADRFRFLSNGLLPIGNLVSALPIIGVAPIMVIWFGFDWQSKAAVVIVMTFFPMLVNTIEGLKTAGRMERDLMQTYNAGHWQTLVKLRLPAAMPFIFNALKINSTLALIGALVSEFFGTPVVGMGFRISTEVGRMNLDMVWAEIALAALVGSLFYGAIALLERATTFWHPSYRS; translated from the coding sequence ATGACCCGTTTCAAACTGAACTGGCAATCCACGCTTGCTGCGATCGCTGTGATCGTCAGCCTCGTGTTCCTGCCGCTGACGACCATGGCGTCCACGCTGGTAACCGTGCTCGTACTGCTCCTGATCGCTGCCTCGGTCGCTCTCGCCTCATCAGACGCGAACCGCAACACCACGGCAATCGGCCTCGGCGTCATGGTTCACCTCGCCGTGCTCCTGTTGATCGGCACGGTCGCCGGCGCCGAGGGAACCGCGGGCTGGAGCTTCTTTGCAGCACTTGCTGCCTGCTGGCTGCTGGCCTGGCGGCTGATCACGATCCTCTCGGGCGACGGCCGCAGAAACGCGGGCGGCGCCATTGTCGGCCGTGTCATCGTGCCTGCGATCTTTGGCGTCTGGATTCTCATCCTTTGGGAAGCCATCACCCGTGGCGCCGGCGTGCCTTTCGTGCTGCTACCGCCGCCCTCTTCCATCGGCGTACGCATCGTGTCGTCGATACCCATCCTCGCCGCCGACTTCCGGCAGACGGTGCTGAAGGCTGTGCTGTTCGGCTTCTTCGTCGGCTCCGGCGCAGGCTTCCTGGTCGCCGTGCTCGCCGATCGCTTCCGCTTTCTCTCCAACGGCCTGCTGCCGATCGGCAATCTCGTTTCCGCGTTGCCGATCATCGGCGTCGCACCAATCATGGTCATCTGGTTCGGTTTCGACTGGCAGTCCAAGGCAGCGGTCGTGATCGTGATGACCTTCTTCCCGATGCTGGTCAACACGATCGAAGGCCTGAAGACCGCCGGCCGCATGGAACGAGACTTGATGCAGACCTACAATGCCGGCCATTGGCAGACGCTGGTCAAGCTGCGCCTGCCCGCCGCCATGCCCTTCATCTTCAACGCGTTGAAGATCAATTCCACGCTTGCCCTGATCGGCGCGCTGGTGTCCGAATTTTTCGGCACGCCGGTGGTCGGCATGGGCTTTAGAATCTCGACCGAAGTGGGTCGGATGAACCTCGACATGGTCTGGGCTGAAATAGCTCTTGCAGCCCTTGTCGGGTCGTTGTTCTATGGCGCTATCGCACTTCTCGAGCGCGCCACAACCTTCTGGCATCCATCATACCGCTCTTGA
- a CDS encoding ABC transporter substrate-binding protein, translated as MRKTMKITLALAMSLMAGSALAADKVVLQLKWVAQAQFAGYYVAKDKGLYEKAGLDVEIKAGGPDIAPEQVIAGGGADVIVDWAGGALAAREKGVGLVNIAQPFKKAGMELVCPKDGPVKTEADFKGKTLGVWFFGNEYPFYAWMNKLGLKTEGGADGVTVLKQSFDVQPLIQKQADCISVMTYNEYWQLIDAGYKAEDLVVFNYSAMGNDLMEDGLYAMEDKLKDAAFKEKMVKFVKASMEGWKYAIDNPDEAAAIVMDNGGQDENHQKRMMGEVAKLIGEPDGKLDIALYERTEKALLDQKIIAKKPEGAYTLDITDAASK; from the coding sequence ATGAGGAAGACAATGAAAATCACTCTCGCTCTGGCCATGTCGCTTATGGCCGGTTCGGCGCTCGCCGCCGACAAGGTCGTGCTGCAGCTGAAATGGGTCGCCCAGGCGCAGTTCGCCGGCTATTACGTCGCCAAGGACAAGGGCCTCTATGAAAAGGCCGGCCTCGATGTCGAAATCAAGGCGGGCGGCCCGGATATCGCGCCCGAGCAGGTCATCGCCGGCGGCGGCGCCGACGTGATCGTCGATTGGGCCGGTGGCGCGCTTGCCGCCCGCGAAAAGGGCGTCGGCCTCGTCAACATCGCCCAGCCGTTCAAGAAGGCCGGCATGGAACTCGTCTGCCCCAAGGACGGCCCGGTCAAGACCGAAGCCGATTTCAAGGGCAAGACGCTCGGCGTCTGGTTCTTCGGCAACGAATATCCCTTCTACGCTTGGATGAACAAGCTCGGCCTCAAGACCGAGGGCGGCGCCGATGGCGTGACCGTCCTCAAGCAGTCGTTCGACGTCCAGCCGCTGATCCAGAAGCAGGCCGACTGCATCTCGGTGATGACCTATAACGAATACTGGCAGCTGATCGACGCCGGCTACAAGGCCGAAGACCTCGTCGTCTTCAACTATTCCGCCATGGGCAACGACCTCATGGAAGACGGGCTCTACGCCATGGAAGACAAGCTCAAGGACGCTGCCTTCAAGGAAAAGATGGTCAAGTTCGTCAAGGCTTCGATGGAAGGCTGGAAATACGCCATCGACAATCCCGATGAAGCTGCGGCGATCGTCATGGACAATGGCGGCCAGGACGAGAACCACCAGAAGCGCATGATGGGCGAAGTCGCCAAGCTGATCGGCGAGCCCGACGGCAAGCTCGACATCGCGCTTTATGAACGGACGGAAAAGGCGCTGCTCGACCAGAAGATCATCGCCAAGAAGCCGGAGGGCGCCTACACGCTCGACATCACGGATGCCGCTTCGAAGTAA
- a CDS encoding branched-chain amino acid ABC transporter substrate-binding protein — MKKMLLSAVALTAMVAFGGSAWADILIGVAGPLTGPNAAFGAQLQKGAEQAAADINAAGGINGEQIKIVLGDDVSDPKQGISVANKFVGDGVKFVVGHFNSGVSIPASEVYAENGILQITPASTNPNFTERGLWNTFRVCGRDDQQGTVAGQYIFDKFKDAKVAVVHDKTPYGQGLADETKKAMNGLGVTEVIYEGITPGEKDYSALIAKMKDAGVSIVYFGGLHTEAGLIMRQMADQGLKATLMSGDGITSNELASIAGDAVNGTLMTFPPDPRNNPNAADAVKKFRDAGFEPEAYTLYSYAAVQIFADAAKAAGENDPTKVAEAAKAKGPFKTVIGDIGFDTKGDITRPDYTMYEWKKGEDGKYNYFEIGLK; from the coding sequence ATGAAGAAGATGCTTCTCTCAGCCGTGGCTCTTACCGCCATGGTTGCGTTTGGCGGTTCCGCCTGGGCCGACATTCTGATCGGCGTCGCGGGTCCGTTGACTGGCCCGAACGCCGCATTCGGCGCTCAGCTCCAGAAGGGTGCCGAACAGGCCGCCGCAGACATCAATGCCGCTGGCGGCATCAATGGCGAACAGATCAAGATCGTGCTCGGTGACGACGTCTCCGACCCGAAGCAGGGCATCTCGGTCGCCAACAAGTTCGTCGGTGACGGCGTGAAGTTCGTGGTCGGCCACTTCAACTCGGGCGTTTCGATCCCGGCTTCGGAAGTCTATGCCGAGAACGGCATTCTCCAGATCACCCCGGCTTCCACCAATCCGAACTTCACCGAGCGCGGCCTGTGGAACACGTTCCGCGTTTGCGGTCGTGACGACCAGCAGGGCACTGTCGCCGGCCAGTACATCTTCGACAAGTTCAAGGACGCTAAGGTCGCTGTCGTTCATGACAAGACCCCGTACGGCCAGGGCCTTGCCGACGAAACCAAGAAGGCCATGAACGGCCTCGGCGTCACCGAAGTGATCTATGAAGGCATCACCCCCGGTGAAAAGGACTACTCGGCTCTCATCGCCAAGATGAAGGACGCAGGCGTCTCGATCGTCTATTTCGGCGGCCTGCACACCGAAGCTGGTCTCATCATGCGCCAGATGGCCGACCAGGGCCTCAAGGCTACCCTGATGTCCGGCGACGGCATCACCTCCAACGAACTGGCTTCGATCGCCGGCGACGCCGTCAACGGCACGCTGATGACCTTCCCGCCGGATCCGCGTAACAACCCGAACGCCGCCGACGCCGTCAAGAAGTTCCGCGACGCGGGCTTCGAACCGGAAGCCTACACGCTCTACTCCTACGCTGCCGTTCAGATCTTCGCTGACGCTGCCAAGGCTGCCGGCGAAAACGACCCGACGAAGGTCGCTGAAGCCGCCAAGGCAAAGGGCCCATTCAAAACCGTTATCGGCGATATCGGCTTCGACACAAAGGGCGACATCACCCGTCCCGACTACACCATGTATGAGTGGAAGAAGGGCGAAGACGGCAAGTACAACTATTTCGAAATCGGCCTGAAGTAA
- a CDS encoding DUF6867 family protein: MQGILHEEPSFWAFVMISILIGGWTAWRTGKSVADGWGEIVPHVLIYVLLLGIGIRFIHHALFNGTMFSLQYYIIDTVILMVFALLGFRYTRAKQMSTKYYWLYEKAGPFAWKKKSV; this comes from the coding sequence TTGCAGGGAATTCTGCATGAGGAGCCAAGTTTCTGGGCCTTCGTCATGATCTCCATCCTCATCGGGGGCTGGACGGCATGGCGGACCGGCAAGAGCGTTGCGGATGGCTGGGGCGAGATTGTGCCGCATGTCTTGATCTACGTGCTGCTGCTCGGCATCGGTATCCGCTTCATTCATCATGCGCTGTTCAACGGCACGATGTTCTCGCTGCAATACTATATCATCGATACCGTCATACTGATGGTATTCGCACTACTTGGCTTCCGCTATACGCGCGCCAAGCAGATGTCGACGAAGTACTACTGGCTTTATGAGAAGGCGGGTCCCTTCGCATGGAAGAAAAAGAGTGTTTGA
- a CDS encoding ABC transporter ATP-binding protein, producing the protein MSQPLLKVQGVEAFYGNIRALGGVDVDVNEGEIVCLIGANGAGKSTLMMTICGSPQARTGSVTFQGRDITRMPTHEIARLRIAQSPEGRRIFPRMTVYENLQMGASLDNQKHFDEDVEKIFTLFPRLKERQAQRGGTLSGGEQQMLSIGRALMARPKLLMLDEPSLGLAPLISKQIFEAIGKLNKTEGLTVFLVEQNAFAALRLAHRGYVMVNGLVTMSGSGQELLANPEVRAAYLEGGHH; encoded by the coding sequence ATGTCCCAGCCTCTCCTCAAGGTACAGGGTGTCGAAGCCTTTTACGGCAATATCCGCGCGCTCGGCGGCGTCGATGTCGATGTCAACGAAGGCGAGATCGTCTGCCTGATCGGTGCCAATGGTGCCGGCAAATCGACGCTGATGATGACGATCTGCGGCAGCCCGCAGGCACGCACTGGAAGCGTGACCTTCCAGGGACGCGACATCACGCGCATGCCAACCCACGAGATCGCCCGGCTCCGGATCGCGCAATCGCCGGAGGGACGCCGCATCTTCCCGCGCATGACGGTTTACGAGAACCTGCAGATGGGTGCGTCTCTCGACAACCAGAAACATTTCGACGAGGATGTGGAAAAGATCTTCACGCTCTTTCCTCGGCTCAAGGAGCGCCAGGCGCAGCGCGGCGGCACACTTTCGGGCGGCGAACAGCAGATGTTGTCGATCGGCCGCGCGCTGATGGCGCGTCCCAAGCTGCTTATGCTGGACGAGCCGTCGTTGGGTCTCGCGCCGCTGATCTCCAAGCAGATCTTCGAGGCGATCGGCAAACTCAACAAGACCGAAGGGCTGACCGTCTTCCTCGTCGAGCAGAACGCATTCGCGGCACTTCGCCTTGCGCACCGTGGCTACGTGATGGTCAACGGGCTGGTGACGATGAGCGGAAGCGGCCAGGAATTGCTCGCCAATCCGGAAGTGCGCGCCGCCTATCTCGAAGGCGGCCACCATTAA
- a CDS encoding ABC transporter ATP-binding protein: MTTMNKKPMLQVEHLSMKFGGLMAINDLTFEAYEGDITALIGPNGAGKTTVFNCITGFYKPTMGMIRFENEGKIYQLEQMPDFKITAHAKVARTFQNIRLFTGMTVLENLLVAQHNKLMKASGFTVLGLLGIGTYYKESRDAIETARYWLEKADLIDRADDPAGDLPYGAQRRLEIARAMCTGPKMLCLDEPAAGLNPRESQVLNSLLRAIRQETGTSILLIEHDMSVVMEISDHIVVLEYGQKISDGNPDHVKNDPKVIAAYLGVDDEQEALKIVEGNI; encoded by the coding sequence ATGACAACAATGAACAAGAAACCCATGCTCCAAGTGGAGCACCTGTCGATGAAATTCGGCGGCCTGATGGCGATCAACGATCTGACCTTCGAGGCCTATGAAGGCGACATCACGGCGCTGATCGGCCCGAACGGCGCAGGCAAGACCACGGTCTTCAATTGCATCACCGGCTTCTACAAGCCGACAATGGGCATGATCCGCTTCGAAAATGAAGGCAAGATCTACCAGCTCGAACAGATGCCGGATTTCAAGATCACGGCGCATGCCAAGGTGGCGCGCACGTTCCAGAACATCCGGTTGTTCACCGGCATGACGGTGCTCGAAAACCTGCTCGTCGCGCAGCACAACAAGCTGATGAAGGCTTCGGGCTTCACGGTTCTCGGCCTGCTCGGCATCGGCACCTATTACAAGGAAAGCCGTGACGCGATCGAGACCGCACGGTACTGGCTCGAGAAGGCCGATCTCATCGACCGCGCCGACGATCCCGCCGGCGACCTTCCCTATGGCGCCCAGCGCCGGCTGGAAATCGCCCGCGCCATGTGCACCGGCCCGAAGATGCTCTGCCTCGACGAACCTGCCGCCGGCCTCAACCCGCGCGAATCCCAGGTTCTGAACTCGTTGCTTCGCGCGATCCGGCAGGAGACGGGTACGTCCATCCTGCTCATCGAGCACGACATGTCGGTGGTCATGGAAATCTCCGACCATATCGTGGTGCTCGAATACGGCCAGAAGATTTCCGATGGCAACCCGGACCATGTGAAGAACGATCCCAAGGTCATTGCCGCCTATCTCGGCGTCGACGACGAACAAGAAGCACTCAAGATCGTGGAAGGCAATATCTGA
- the livM gene encoding high-affinity branched-chain amino acid ABC transporter permease LivM has product MQNNVNPDKAANSNLTAHALRESIFAGAIAFGLFFFFIGLETTQNIRNELIIVPHWLKLALVVVAVMVVRFLMITMIRPYFERQKAAKAAAPQVVSEPGFFKKYFTAIVIVALFIYPVLCLWFAGVQGSLKYVDNFGIQILIYVMLAWGLNIVVGLAGLLDLGYVAFYAVGAYSYALLSHHFGFSFWLLLPLAGILSAFWGVILGFPVLRLKGDYLAIVTLAFGEIIRLVLVNWREVTNGAAGISGVAKASVFGLWSFDVGAPNNFAKMWELPMSSAYYKIFLFYVILLLCLLTAFVTIRLRRMPVGRAWEALREDEIACRSLGINTTNTKLTAFAIGAMFGGFAGSFFAARQGFVSPESFVFLESAIILAIVVLGGMGSLVGIAVAAIAMIGGTELLREMSFLKQIFGENFTPELYRMLIFGAAMVIIMVWKPRGFVGSREPTAFLFARKNVSGSFTKEGHG; this is encoded by the coding sequence ATGCAGAACAACGTGAACCCCGATAAGGCGGCCAATTCCAACCTGACCGCCCACGCCCTCCGCGAATCGATTTTCGCCGGCGCCATCGCCTTCGGCCTCTTCTTCTTCTTCATCGGTCTTGAGACCACGCAGAACATCCGCAACGAATTGATCATCGTTCCGCATTGGCTGAAGTTGGCGCTTGTCGTCGTGGCAGTGATGGTCGTCCGCTTCCTGATGATCACGATGATCCGGCCTTATTTCGAACGGCAGAAGGCTGCGAAGGCCGCGGCGCCGCAAGTCGTTTCCGAGCCGGGCTTCTTCAAGAAATACTTTACCGCGATCGTCATCGTGGCGCTGTTCATATATCCCGTCCTCTGCCTCTGGTTTGCAGGCGTCCAGGGCTCGTTGAAGTATGTCGATAATTTCGGCATCCAGATCCTGATCTACGTGATGCTGGCCTGGGGTCTCAACATCGTCGTCGGACTCGCCGGCCTTCTAGACCTGGGTTACGTCGCCTTCTACGCGGTGGGCGCCTATTCCTACGCGCTGCTGTCTCATCATTTCGGTTTCTCCTTCTGGCTCCTCCTGCCGCTCGCCGGCATCCTGTCGGCCTTCTGGGGCGTCATCCTCGGCTTTCCCGTGCTGCGGCTCAAGGGCGACTACCTCGCGATCGTGACGCTCGCATTCGGTGAAATCATCCGCCTCGTGCTGGTCAACTGGCGTGAAGTGACCAACGGCGCGGCGGGCATATCAGGCGTTGCCAAGGCGTCGGTCTTCGGTCTCTGGAGCTTCGACGTCGGCGCGCCGAACAACTTCGCCAAAATGTGGGAACTGCCGATGTCCTCGGCGTACTACAAGATCTTCCTTTTCTACGTGATCCTGCTGCTCTGCCTGCTGACGGCTTTCGTTACCATCAGGCTGCGCCGCATGCCTGTGGGCCGTGCCTGGGAAGCGTTGCGCGAGGACGAGATCGCCTGCCGCTCGCTCGGCATCAACACGACCAACACCAAGCTGACGGCCTTTGCCATCGGGGCGATGTTCGGTGGCTTCGCGGGCTCGTTCTTTGCGGCGCGCCAGGGCTTCGTTTCTCCCGAATCCTTCGTCTTCCTGGAATCGGCGATCATCCTCGCCATCGTGGTTCTCGGCGGCATGGGCTCGCTTGTTGGTATCGCGGTCGCGGCGATCGCGATGATCGGCGGCACCGAACTGTTGCGCGAAATGTCGTTCCTCAAGCAGATCTTCGGTGAAAACTTCACCCCGGAACTCTACCGCATGCTGATCTTCGGCGCTGCCATGGTCATCATCATGGTCTGGAAGCCCCGCGGCTTCGTGGGCAGCCGAGAACCGACGGCGTTCCTGTTCGCACGCAAGAACGTGTCGGGCAGTTTCACCAAGGAAGGCCATGGCTGA
- a CDS encoding branched-chain amino acid ABC transporter permease → MEYFIQQLVNGLTLGSIYGLIAIGYTMVYGIIGMVNFAHGDIFMLGGFTALVVYLLLTAAIAGFPVALALLIMMVVAMAVVSLWNWTIERMAYRPLRGSFRLAPLITAIGMSILLSNFVQVTQGPRNKSIPGMVTSVYDVGGISISLKQIIIVLITAVLLTGFWYLVNHTSLGRAQRATEQDRKMAALLGINVDRTISITFVMGAALAAVAGTMYMMYYGVISFTDGFVPGVKAFTAAVMGGIGSLPGAVLGGLLIGLIEALWSAYFSIDYKDVATFSILAIALIFKPSGILGRPEVEKV, encoded by the coding sequence ATGGAGTATTTTATCCAGCAGCTCGTCAACGGGCTGACGCTTGGCTCGATTTATGGCCTGATCGCAATCGGTTACACAATGGTCTACGGCATTATCGGCATGGTCAATTTTGCCCATGGCGATATCTTCATGCTGGGCGGCTTCACGGCGCTGGTTGTGTACTTGCTGCTCACGGCTGCGATTGCAGGCTTTCCTGTAGCGCTTGCGCTGCTGATCATGATGGTGGTCGCGATGGCGGTCGTCAGCCTGTGGAACTGGACAATCGAGCGAATGGCCTACCGGCCGCTGCGCGGTTCGTTCCGGCTGGCACCGCTGATCACCGCGATCGGCATGTCGATCCTGCTCTCGAACTTCGTGCAGGTCACCCAAGGGCCACGCAACAAGTCGATCCCCGGCATGGTCACCTCGGTCTATGACGTCGGCGGCATCTCGATCTCGCTCAAGCAGATCATCATCGTCCTGATCACCGCCGTGCTGCTGACCGGCTTCTGGTATCTGGTCAATCATACGTCGCTGGGACGCGCGCAGAGAGCGACCGAGCAGGACCGCAAGATGGCGGCTCTTCTCGGCATCAATGTCGACCGGACGATTTCCATCACCTTCGTAATGGGCGCGGCACTCGCCGCTGTCGCCGGCACGATGTATATGATGTATTACGGCGTCATCTCCTTCACCGACGGTTTCGTGCCGGGCGTCAAGGCCTTCACTGCAGCCGTCATGGGCGGCATCGGCTCGCTGCCGGGCGCAGTGCTTGGTGGGTTGCTGATCGGCCTGATCGAGGCGCTTTGGTCGGCTTATTTCAGCATTGACTACAAGGATGTCGCGACCTTCTCGATCCTCGCGATCGCGCTCATCTTCAAGCCTTCAGGCATCCTCGGACGCCCCGAAGTCGAAAAGGTCTAA
- the cysD gene encoding sulfate adenylyltransferase subunit CysD, with translation MSLTHLQRLEAESIHIFREVAASFSNPVMLYSIGKDSSVMLHLAMKAFYPAKPPFPFLHVDTTWKFKEMTKFRDDMAKKLGIDLLVHVNPDGIAQGIGPFTHGSNTHTHVMKTLGLRQALEKYGFDAAFGGARRDEEKSRAKERIFSFRNAQHTWDPKNQRPEMWKTYNTRVGQGESIRVFPLSNWTELDIWQYIMKEDIPIVPLYFAAKRPVVERDGMLIMVDDERMPIGPEDTIENKLVRFRTLGCYPLTGAIESDAANLQDIVREMLTARTSERQGRLIDKDEAGSMEKKKREGYF, from the coding sequence ATGTCGTTGACACATCTTCAGCGTCTCGAAGCTGAATCGATTCATATTTTCCGCGAAGTGGCGGCGAGCTTCTCCAATCCGGTCATGCTCTATTCGATCGGCAAGGATTCGTCGGTCATGCTGCATCTCGCGATGAAGGCCTTCTATCCCGCCAAGCCCCCCTTCCCTTTCCTGCATGTCGATACGACTTGGAAATTCAAGGAGATGACCAAGTTCCGCGACGATATGGCCAAGAAGCTCGGCATCGATCTTCTCGTCCACGTCAATCCGGATGGCATCGCCCAGGGCATCGGCCCCTTCACCCATGGATCGAACACCCACACCCATGTGATGAAGACGCTCGGCCTGCGCCAGGCGCTCGAAAAATACGGCTTCGACGCAGCCTTCGGCGGCGCCCGCCGCGATGAGGAAAAGAGCCGCGCCAAGGAGCGAATCTTCTCCTTCCGCAATGCGCAGCACACCTGGGACCCGAAGAACCAGCGCCCCGAGATGTGGAAAACCTACAATACCCGCGTCGGCCAGGGCGAATCCATCCGCGTCTTCCCGCTGTCGAACTGGACCGAACTCGACATCTGGCAGTACATCATGAAGGAAGACATCCCGATCGTGCCGCTCTATTTCGCGGCCAAGCGCCCGGTCGTCGAGCGCGACGGAATGCTGATCATGGTCGATGACGAGCGCATGCCGATCGGCCCCGAGGATACGATCGAGAACAAGCTCGTGCGTTTCCGCACGCTCGGCTGTTACCCGCTCACCGGCGCGATCGAATCCGACGCCGCCAACCTCCAGGATATCGTGCGCGAAATGCTGACGGCGCGCACCTCCGAACGCCAGGGCCGCCTTATCGACAAGGACGAGGCCGGATCGATGGAGAAGAAGAAGCGCGAGGGGTATTTCTGA